From Flavobacterium arcticum, the proteins below share one genomic window:
- a CDS encoding MATE family efflux transporter codes for MSVSSTDLAHKSIKSLLIKQAVPASIGILFLTVNLLIDTIFVGRWIGSIAIAALSVVMPITFFISSMGMAIGIGGSSVLSRALGKGNHEKAVATFAHQIMMTFGICILFVIAGLFFSEEILFLFGANGAIMPPAKEFFMPILLAVPLQAFCMMGNTVIRAEDKARHAMVAMIVAALSNVILDVLFIKVLDMGVFGAALATAFSFMLCFAYILWFFIKKSELRLKLSSFVFHPELVKEIVSLSFVTFARQGVISILAIILNHTLYAEGGEQAVAIYGIISRMLMFMLFPVLGVTQGFMPIAGYNYGAGNYIRVKEAITTAIKYATYISIIIFVVVLVFARPIAALFTTDAGVIEGTPVALRWVFAASPIIAIQLIGGAYFQAAGKATKALLLTLSKQGFFLIPLVLILPPFFGIFGVWIAFPISDILSTLLTGLFLKKEMTEELKEA; via the coding sequence TAGGACGATGGATAGGCTCTATAGCTATTGCTGCACTCTCTGTAGTAATGCCTATTACTTTTTTTATCTCCTCTATGGGTATGGCTATAGGTATAGGGGGTAGCTCTGTATTATCGCGGGCGTTAGGTAAAGGTAATCATGAAAAGGCGGTTGCTACCTTTGCTCATCAAATTATGATGACCTTTGGCATTTGTATACTCTTTGTAATAGCAGGGCTATTTTTTAGCGAAGAGATACTTTTTCTTTTTGGTGCTAATGGTGCTATTATGCCTCCTGCCAAAGAATTTTTTATGCCCATATTACTTGCTGTACCACTTCAGGCATTTTGTATGATGGGTAACACTGTTATACGTGCCGAAGATAAGGCGCGCCATGCTATGGTTGCCATGATAGTGGCAGCATTATCAAACGTTATTTTAGATGTGCTTTTTATAAAAGTATTAGATATGGGGGTTTTTGGGGCAGCACTTGCCACAGCCTTCTCTTTTATGCTTTGTTTTGCTTATATCCTTTGGTTTTTTATTAAAAAAAGTGAACTTAGATTAAAGCTGAGTAGTTTTGTTTTTCACCCTGAGTTAGTTAAAGAGATTGTTTCGTTGAGTTTTGTAACATTTGCAAGACAAGGCGTAATAAGTATTCTTGCCATTATATTAAACCATACGCTATATGCCGAAGGAGGTGAACAGGCTGTTGCCATATATGGTATTATTAGCCGAATGCTTATGTTTATGCTATTTCCTGTGCTTGGGGTTACCCAAGGTTTTATGCCTATTGCAGGTTATAATTATGGGGCAGGAAATTATATAAGAGTAAAAGAAGCGATTACTACGGCTATTAAATATGCAACCTATATTTCTATAATTATATTTGTAGTAGTGCTTGTATTTGCAAGACCTATTGCAGCTTTATTTACCACCGATGCAGGTGTTATAGAAGGTACTCCAGTTGCATTGCGCTGGGTATTTGCGGCATCACCTATTATTGCGATACAACTTATAGGAGGGGCTTATTTTCAGGCAGCAGGAAAGGCGACTAAAGCATTATTGTTAACACTTAGTAAGCAAGGTTTTTTCCTGATACCGCTGGTGCTTATTTTACCACCGTTTTTTGGTATTTTTGGGGTATGGATAGCTTTCCCTATATCAGATATACTATCTACGTTATTAACGGGGTTGTTTTTAAAGAAAGAAATGACCGAAGAACTTAAAGAAGCTTGA
- a CDS encoding CopD family protein → MEEYYDYIKSLHLIFVITWFAGLFYIVRLFVYHIEANDKPSPEKEILIKQYKLMSYRLWYIITWPSAVLASIFAFLMLFGTARGGVWLQFSWMHVKLGFVFLLYLYHLKCHQIFKQLQNDAVKYSTSFMRLWNEGATIILFAVIFLVILKSAVNWIYGVVGIIAFSVLLMLGFKFYKRIREKNKS, encoded by the coding sequence ATGGAAGAGTACTATGACTATATAAAATCGTTACACCTTATTTTTGTGATAACCTGGTTCGCTGGGTTGTTTTATATTGTTCGGCTTTTTGTATATCATATAGAGGCTAACGATAAGCCATCGCCCGAAAAAGAAATATTGATAAAGCAATATAAGTTAATGTCCTACAGGCTTTGGTATATCATCACATGGCCATCGGCAGTATTAGCTAGTATTTTTGCTTTTTTAATGCTGTTTGGTACAGCACGTGGCGGAGTGTGGTTACAATTTTCGTGGATGCATGTAAAGCTAGGCTTTGTTTTCTTGCTTTATTTATATCATTTAAAATGTCACCAGATATTTAAACAATTGCAAAATGATGCCGTAAAATACTCTACCAGTTTTATGCGCTTGTGGAACGAAGGTGCAACCATTATACTATTTGCCGTCATTTTTTTAGTAATTTTAAAAAGTGCTGTAAACTGGATATATGGGGTAGTGGGTATTATTGCCTTTTCTGTACTACTCATGTTAGGTTTTAAATTTTATAAACGGATACGAGAAAAGAACAAATCCTGA
- a CDS encoding sensor histidine kinase → MKKRFKIRRWSLRVRIFLSMIFVTLVASMLIAAVSIYQFKKEAKDYHQERVDRKEKAIKEHINYILATTTYPLSTENLPLIFRERIHELANIHGMEINIYDLNGELLKSSKAAFSIDTVSQKIDEPILRVIRSTAEKRYVDLLKTENGKRYRSSYSYIKDTKFKPLGILNLPYIEDDGYYEKEINNFMMRFFQVYSFMLLISIIIAYFLSSYITKSLKSISDRITEIRLSSVNEKIDQRDSPQEISQLVKAYNGLVDDLDESAAKLAQSEREQAWREMAKQVAHEIKNPLTPMRLTVQSFQRRFNPDDPDINKKLDEYSTSLIQQIDTMSSVASAFSSFASMPAQQNETINMVKVVQLALEIFNENYIVFSSEEKEIITRMDRTQLIRIITNLVKNATQAMSKDFANPLIEVSMYSKDNHAVIAVRDNGKGISIENKSRIFEPKFTTKTSGMGLGLGIIKNIVENYNGTITFTSEIGKGTTFIVEFPIIDADSSDNKEGQTIM, encoded by the coding sequence ATGAAAAAACGGTTTAAGATAAGAAGATGGTCGCTGCGAGTAAGAATATTTCTCTCTATGATATTTGTTACGTTAGTGGCTTCTATGCTTATTGCAGCAGTATCTATTTATCAGTTTAAAAAAGAAGCCAAAGACTACCATCAGGAACGTGTAGATAGGAAAGAGAAGGCAATAAAAGAGCATATTAACTATATACTTGCTACGACTACCTATCCGCTTTCTACAGAGAATTTACCACTTATTTTTCGTGAACGCATACATGAGTTAGCAAATATTCATGGCATGGAGATTAATATTTATGATCTTAATGGCGAGTTGTTAAAATCATCTAAAGCTGCTTTTTCTATAGATACCGTTAGCCAAAAAATAGATGAACCTATATTGCGTGTTATACGCTCTACTGCCGAGAAACGCTATGTAGATTTACTGAAAACAGAAAACGGAAAGCGCTACCGCTCTTCTTACAGTTATATTAAAGATACCAAGTTTAAACCATTGGGCATACTCAACCTACCTTATATAGAAGATGATGGGTATTATGAAAAAGAGATAAATAATTTTATGATGCGCTTTTTTCAGGTGTACTCTTTTATGTTACTTATTTCTATAATAATAGCTTACTTCCTTTCGAGTTATATTACAAAATCACTTAAATCGATAAGTGACAGGATAACCGAAATTCGCTTAAGTAGTGTTAACGAAAAAATAGACCAACGGGATTCGCCACAAGAAATTAGTCAGCTAGTAAAAGCCTATAATGGTTTGGTAGATGATCTTGATGAGAGTGCTGCAAAACTGGCACAAAGCGAGCGAGAACAGGCTTGGCGCGAAATGGCAAAACAGGTGGCGCATGAGATTAAAAATCCGCTAACGCCTATGCGTCTCACGGTGCAAAGTTTTCAGCGCAGGTTTAACCCTGATGATCCTGATATAAATAAAAAGCTGGATGAATACTCTACCTCGTTAATACAACAAATAGATACCATGTCATCAGTAGCGTCGGCATTTTCGAGTTTTGCCTCTATGCCAGCACAGCAAAATGAGACCATTAATATGGTTAAAGTAGTGCAGCTTGCATTAGAGATATTTAATGAAAACTATATTGTTTTTAGTAGTGAAGAAAAGGAAATAATAACCCGAATGGATCGTACTCAATTGATTCGGATTATTACCAACCTTGTTAAAAATGCTACGCAAGCAATGTCTAAAGATTTTGCTAATCCGCTTATTGAGGTTAGTATGTATAGCAAGGACAATCATGCTGTGATAGCAGTAAGAGATAACGGAAAAGGTATAAGCATTGAAAATAAGAGCCGTATATTTGAACCTAAGTTTACAACCAAAACTAGTGGTATGGGGCTCGGACTGGGTATCATTAAAAACATTGTAGAGAACTATAATGGCACCATTACCTTTACTAGTGAAATAGGGAAAGGAACCACATTTATAGTAGAATTCCCTATTATAGATGCCGATAGCTCTGATAATAAAGAAGGACAAACAATAATGTAA
- a CDS encoding enoyl-CoA hydratase/isomerase family protein produces MNYENILTETTDGLGLITINRPTKLNALNKATIEELHNAFKALDEDASVKVIIITGSGEKAFVAGADISEFANFSVAEGGKLAAKGQELLFDFVQNLSTPVIAAVNGFALGGGLELAMAAHFRVASDNAKMGLPEVSLGVIPGYGGTQRLPQLVGKGRAMEMIMTAGMINAEEAKTYGLVNHVVPQAELLEFCKGIAGKIMRNSSVAIGQAIKAINTNYTDGVNGYEAEIKAFGESFGTEDFKEGTTAFLEKRRAAFPGK; encoded by the coding sequence ATGAATTACGAAAATATCCTAACGGAAACAACAGACGGTCTTGGACTGATTACCATTAACAGACCAACAAAACTAAATGCACTTAATAAAGCCACAATTGAGGAACTACACAATGCTTTTAAAGCATTAGACGAAGATGCTTCGGTTAAGGTTATTATTATAACAGGTAGTGGCGAGAAGGCTTTTGTAGCTGGTGCTGATATCTCTGAATTTGCTAACTTCTCAGTAGCAGAAGGTGGTAAACTTGCTGCAAAAGGACAAGAGTTGTTATTTGACTTTGTACAAAACCTTTCTACTCCTGTTATTGCAGCCGTAAACGGTTTTGCTCTGGGCGGAGGATTAGAGCTTGCTATGGCAGCACATTTCCGTGTAGCATCTGATAATGCAAAAATGGGATTACCCGAAGTATCGTTGGGTGTAATACCGGGCTACGGTGGTACACAGCGCTTACCACAACTTGTGGGTAAAGGACGTGCTATGGAAATGATAATGACAGCCGGTATGATAAATGCCGAAGAGGCTAAAACTTACGGACTGGTAAACCACGTAGTGCCACAAGCAGAGCTTTTGGAGTTTTGTAAAGGTATAGCGGGCAAGATTATGAGAAACTCATCGGTAGCAATTGGACAGGCTATAAAAGCTATAAATACTAACTATACCGATGGCGTAAACGGTTATGAAGCCGAAATAAAAGCCTTTGGCGAATCTTTCGGTACAGAAGATTTTAAGGAAGGAACAACGGCTTTTTTAGAGAAAAGAAGAGCTGCTTTTCCCGGTAAGTAA
- a CDS encoding GDYXXLXY domain-containing protein has translation MKTKHLFIAFIITAIAQVFVPLKMVYDSEMTERTGTVYKFKTAPIDPQDPFRGKYVRLNYDMSSYPTNDTTWVHGEPVYVTLKNDNEGFAAIESISHQAPDDGTDYVVAKYRYNAKDNINFSLEFDRYYMEESKAPEAETFYRSYNQNAENKKPAYALVAVINGNAVLKDVIIDDIPIREYVLKEREKQ, from the coding sequence ATGAAAACTAAACACCTATTTATAGCCTTTATAATCACTGCTATTGCTCAGGTATTTGTACCATTAAAAATGGTATATGATAGTGAAATGACCGAAAGAACCGGTACTGTATATAAGTTTAAAACAGCACCCATTGACCCCCAAGACCCTTTTCGCGGTAAATATGTAAGGTTGAATTATGATATGAGTTCATACCCTACAAATGACACTACTTGGGTACATGGAGAACCTGTTTATGTAACCCTAAAAAATGACAATGAAGGTTTTGCAGCTATAGAAAGCATAAGTCATCAAGCTCCTGATGACGGAACAGATTACGTTGTAGCAAAATACCGCTATAATGCTAAGGACAATATAAACTTCTCACTGGAGTTTGACCGCTACTATATGGAAGAAAGTAAAGCCCCAGAAGCAGAAACATTTTACAGGTCGTATAACCAAAATGCAGAAAACAAAAAACCTGCTTATGCACTGGTGGCTGTAATAAATGGTAATGCTGTTTTGAAAGATGTTATAATAGACGACATACCAATACGGGAATACGTTTTAAAAGAAAGAGAAAAACAATAA
- a CDS encoding DUF2157 domain-containing protein — MASSIIKQLPELVKEKVITPDTAKDIEQYYAIKHRDNGTNPLAIFGSIGGVLIGLGIILLFAHNWDNFSRPVKTGIALLPLILFQISTGYALVKKKSQVFKEVSGILLCFSVGASIALVAQIYNIPGDIGSYLFTWTLLCIPLVYLLQSKTIAVLSLILSTYYATETGYFTYQYESSPWFYFMFIGALLPFYLNLLKVKPNHNVTNIFNWLLPLSIIITFGAFMDSIEQLIIILYGLLLCIIYNIGMLPAFRRGWLLNGYSQLGALGITTLLIISSFRMVWRFNTAQSPEKPVYYILALVLAAISIWLSYIARKKGEKLTIFNVAALIFPLIYLGYLIDYNIAFWLSNVAVLAVGVGCIQRGINTIDFKILNFGLVTIAILILCRFFDIQISFAIKGVLFLALGISFFIGNYFLAKKKKETLNTTKHEN, encoded by the coding sequence ATGGCTTCATCTATTATAAAACAGTTGCCTGAACTTGTAAAAGAGAAGGTAATAACACCTGATACAGCAAAAGATATTGAACAATACTATGCAATTAAACATCGTGATAACGGCACAAACCCACTGGCAATATTCGGCTCTATAGGCGGAGTATTAATAGGGCTTGGTATAATATTACTGTTTGCGCACAACTGGGATAATTTTTCCCGACCTGTAAAAACAGGAATTGCTTTACTGCCTTTAATCCTGTTCCAGATAAGTACCGGCTATGCTTTGGTAAAAAAGAAAAGTCAGGTTTTTAAAGAAGTATCGGGAATACTTTTATGCTTTTCTGTAGGAGCTTCTATAGCATTGGTCGCCCAGATATACAATATACCCGGAGATATTGGCAGCTATCTTTTCACTTGGACGTTGCTATGTATCCCTTTAGTATATTTATTACAATCAAAAACTATTGCAGTACTGTCTTTAATTTTAAGTACCTACTACGCTACAGAAACAGGGTATTTTACCTACCAATATGAAAGTAGCCCTTGGTTCTACTTTATGTTTATTGGCGCACTACTGCCTTTCTACTTAAACTTACTAAAAGTAAAACCAAACCATAATGTTACTAATATTTTTAACTGGCTATTACCATTAAGTATTATTATAACATTTGGTGCTTTTATGGATAGCATTGAACAACTTATTATTATACTTTATGGTTTGTTACTATGCATAATTTATAATATAGGTATGCTCCCTGCCTTCCGGAGAGGCTGGTTACTAAATGGTTATAGTCAACTGGGTGCTTTAGGAATTACCACATTACTTATTATTAGTTCTTTCCGCATGGTATGGCGATTTAACACTGCTCAATCACCCGAAAAACCTGTATATTATATTCTGGCTTTAGTTTTAGCTGCTATAAGTATCTGGCTTAGCTACATTGCACGCAAAAAAGGAGAAAAACTTACTATTTTCAACGTAGCAGCATTAATTTTCCCTTTAATTTATCTCGGCTATCTAATTGATTATAATATCGCTTTTTGGTTAAGTAATGTAGCTGTGCTGGCTGTAGGAGTTGGCTGTATTCAACGAGGTATAAATACTATCGACTTTAAAATACTCAACTTCGGTTTAGTTACTATAGCAATACTTATACTATGCCGCTTTTTTGATATCCAAATTTCCTTTGCTATCAAGGGGGTTTTATTCTTGGCTTTAGGCATTAGCTTTTTTATAGGCAACTATTTTTTAGCAAAGAAGAAGAAAGAAACACTAAACACTACTAAACATGAAAACTAA
- the yiaA gene encoding inner membrane protein YiaA — MNPLNIEEVNETSKFLKKESKTSNNPLKPSTAFIGASWMTVLIGMTSYCIGLFNADMELNEKGYYFTILLFGLFSVISVQKSVRDRQEGITVTDMYYGISWFTTLASVVLLVVGLWNATLALSEKGFYGMSFALSLFAAIAVQKNTRDVKHFEDNNA, encoded by the coding sequence ATGAATCCGCTAAACATAGAAGAAGTAAACGAAACTTCTAAATTTTTAAAAAAAGAAAGTAAAACAAGTAACAATCCTCTTAAACCCAGCACTGCTTTTATAGGCGCATCCTGGATGACAGTTCTTATCGGTATGACTTCCTACTGCATTGGTTTGTTTAATGCTGATATGGAACTCAACGAAAAAGGTTATTACTTTACCATATTACTATTTGGGCTGTTTTCTGTAATATCAGTACAAAAAAGTGTACGTGACCGCCAAGAGGGCATAACTGTAACCGATATGTATTACGGTATAAGCTGGTTTACTACACTTGCATCAGTAGTACTGCTGGTAGTAGGCTTATGGAATGCCACTTTAGCACTAAGCGAGAAGGGCTTTTACGGAATGTCGTTCGCGCTAAGCCTCTTTGCTGCAATAGCCGTACAAAAAAATACGCGTGATGTAAAACATTTTGAAGACAACAACGCTTAG
- a CDS encoding HD domain-containing protein: MTNPALIHKTINFVKEQLENAEGGHDWFHIQRVYNNALKIAETEQCDLLVVQLGALLHDIADSKFHNGDETVGPKVARAFLEQENVEEATILHVVNIIENISFKGGNFEQKFNSIELEVVQDADRLDAIGAIGIARTFNYGGFKNRALYNPDIAPEMNMTKEEYKKGDSPTINHFYEKLLLLKDRMNTETGKTLAQGRHNYMVNFLAQFYAEWEGEK; this comes from the coding sequence ATGACTAACCCCGCTCTTATACACAAAACCATTAATTTCGTAAAAGAACAACTGGAAAATGCCGAAGGCGGTCATGACTGGTTTCATATACAACGTGTATATAACAACGCCTTAAAAATAGCCGAAACAGAACAGTGTGATTTGTTGGTTGTTCAACTTGGGGCGTTACTGCACGATATTGCCGACAGTAAGTTTCATAACGGCGATGAAACCGTAGGTCCAAAGGTAGCACGAGCTTTTTTAGAGCAAGAAAATGTTGAGGAAGCCACGATACTACACGTAGTAAACATTATCGAGAACATATCTTTTAAAGGAGGTAATTTCGAACAGAAATTCAACTCAATAGAATTGGAAGTAGTACAGGATGCTGACAGACTAGATGCAATAGGTGCAATAGGTATAGCGCGTACTTTTAACTATGGTGGGTTTAAAAACAGAGCTTTGTACAATCCTGATATTGCACCTGAAATGAATATGACAAAGGAGGAATACAAAAAAGGCGATAGCCCTACTATAAACCATTTTTACGAAAAGCTACTATTACTAAAAGACCGTATGAATACCGAAACAGGTAAAACCTTAGCACAAGGCAGACACAACTATATGGTTAACTTCCTTGCGCAGTTTTATGCTGAATGGGAAGGTGAAAAGTAA
- a CDS encoding acyl-ACP desaturase, producing MSIKNIRLEVMQFLEKNIDAFVDSYLVPVEKIWQPTDLLPDSQSESFYEDVKELREIAKDLPYDFWVVLVGDTITEEALPTYESWLMDVEGVNQVDNGGNGWSKWVRNWTGEENRHGDVLNKYLYLSGRVNMREVEITAHHLINDGFDIGTDRDPYKNFVYTSFQELATYVSHNRVSQMAKKFGDNKLSKMCKLIAGDEMRHHMAYSEFVDRIFKVDPSEMMLAFQYMMKQKITMPAHFLRESGGSIGSAFDQFSDSAQRIGVYTAMDYVDILRKLNDKWQIDKITGLTAEAEKARDYLMKLPDRMARISERIVIPEESHIFKWVQPALIK from the coding sequence ATGTCTATAAAAAACATCCGGTTAGAGGTAATGCAGTTTTTAGAAAAAAACATCGACGCTTTTGTTGATAGTTACCTCGTACCTGTAGAAAAAATATGGCAGCCAACAGACTTACTGCCAGACTCTCAGAGCGAATCTTTCTATGAAGATGTCAAAGAGCTAAGAGAAATAGCCAAAGACCTACCTTATGATTTTTGGGTAGTGCTTGTGGGCGATACCATTACAGAAGAAGCGTTACCTACTTACGAATCTTGGTTAATGGATGTAGAAGGTGTAAACCAAGTAGATAACGGTGGGAACGGCTGGAGCAAATGGGTGCGCAACTGGACGGGAGAAGAAAACCGCCATGGCGATGTGCTTAACAAATACCTATACCTATCAGGTCGTGTAAATATGCGTGAAGTAGAAATAACTGCACATCACCTTATTAACGATGGTTTTGATATTGGTACAGACCGTGACCCGTATAAAAACTTTGTGTACACAAGTTTTCAAGAACTAGCTACTTATGTATCGCACAACAGAGTATCGCAAATGGCAAAGAAATTTGGCGATAACAAACTATCTAAAATGTGTAAACTAATTGCTGGCGACGAAATGCGTCATCACATGGCATATAGCGAGTTTGTAGATCGTATTTTTAAAGTAGACCCAAGCGAAATGATGCTGGCGTTCCAATACATGATGAAGCAAAAAATAACTATGCCTGCGCACTTCCTTAGAGAATCGGGCGGTAGTATAGGTAGTGCTTTCGATCAGTTTTCAGATTCGGCACAGCGTATAGGCGTTTATACCGCTATGGATTATGTAGATATATTGCGTAAACTTAATGATAAGTGGCAAATAGATAAAATTACTGGGCTTACTGCCGAAGCTGAAAAAGCTAGAGATTACCTCATGAAATTGCCCGATAGAATGGCAAGAATATCCGAAAGGATAGTAATACCAGAAGAATCGCACATTTTTAAGTGGGTGCAACCTGCCCTGATAAAATAA
- a CDS encoding lysophospholipid acyltransferase family protein: protein MEKILSYPISAIYCIAYLLVLLIFHPIQWLCFTVFGYQAHKKSVDYLNGSLLSCAYIIGTHHTFYNLERVPKGVPLIIVANHQSMSDIPPIIWFMRKFHPKFISKKELGKGIPSVSFNLKHGGSALIDRKDPKQALPAIKQLAEYIEKNNRSAVIFPEGTRSKTGEPKRFSENGIKILCKYAPSAYIVPLSINNSWKIFKFGKYPLGLGNHLTFTVQEPFAIKNISFAEVMERTEREVKQGIKN, encoded by the coding sequence ATGGAAAAGATACTATCATATCCTATATCTGCAATATATTGTATTGCCTACTTGCTGGTGTTACTTATTTTTCATCCGATACAGTGGCTGTGCTTTACTGTTTTTGGTTACCAAGCACATAAAAAAAGTGTCGATTATTTAAACGGAAGTCTTTTAAGTTGTGCTTACATTATTGGTACTCATCATACATTTTACAATTTAGAACGTGTACCAAAAGGAGTCCCACTAATTATAGTAGCTAATCACCAAAGTATGAGCGACATACCGCCAATTATTTGGTTTATGCGAAAATTTCATCCTAAGTTCATTAGCAAAAAAGAATTAGGAAAAGGTATACCAAGTGTGTCTTTCAATTTAAAACATGGTGGCTCAGCACTTATAGATCGCAAAGACCCTAAGCAGGCACTACCAGCAATAAAACAGCTGGCAGAATATATAGAGAAAAATAATCGCTCAGCAGTAATATTTCCCGAAGGAACACGAAGTAAGACAGGAGAACCAAAACGATTCTCTGAAAACGGAATAAAAATACTTTGTAAATATGCCCCATCTGCGTACATTGTACCTTTAAGCATTAATAATTCGTGGAAAATATTTAAATTCGGAAAATATCCATTAGGATTGGGTAATCATTTGACTTTTACAGTACAAGAGCCATTTGCTATAAAAAATATTTCTTTTGCAGAGGTAATGGAACGAACAGAAAGAGAAGTAAAACAAGGAATAAAAAATTAA
- a CDS encoding BrxA/BrxB family bacilliredoxin, translated as MYPEELVKPMRAELSEAGFEELYTADAVKNAINIDGTTLVVVNSVCGCAARNARPGAKMSLDNDKKPSKTVTVFAGVDKEAVDAARESMFPFPPSSPCMALFKNGELVHMLERHHIEGRPAEMIAENLKDAYSEHC; from the coding sequence ATGTATCCTGAAGAACTAGTAAAACCAATGCGTGCTGAATTATCAGAAGCAGGTTTTGAAGAATTATATACAGCCGATGCGGTAAAAAATGCTATTAATATTGATGGTACTACACTAGTAGTAGTAAACTCGGTATGTGGATGTGCTGCAAGAAATGCAAGACCAGGCGCAAAAATGAGCCTTGACAACGACAAGAAACCATCTAAAACGGTTACTGTATTTGCTGGTGTAGATAAAGAGGCTGTAGATGCAGCAAGAGAGTCTATGTTCCCTTTCCCTCCATCATCACCATGTATGGCTTTGTTTAAAAACGGAGAATTAGTACACATGCTAGAGCGTCACCATATAGAAGGTCGCCCTGCCGAGATGATCGCAGAAAACTTAAAAGATGCCTATAGTGAGCATTGCTAA
- a CDS encoding lycopene cyclase family protein, with the protein MKHFHYIFAGSGLSALMTVYRMVVSGKFTDKSILLIDPDTKESNDRTWCFWETESGEWDNIVSKHWDSAFFINTAFTKKMILAPYHYKMIKGADFYSHIKSVISKQANITFIQQRVTDFTDTPQHVLVKTETESYTCNKLFNSIYNPTLPAESRYPLLQQHFIGWFVKTKKPVFNADTATFMDFSVPQKGNTRFMYVMPVSETEALVEYTLFSHDLLQTQEYESAIHQYLENLDSNDYEVIEKERGSIPMTCYPFWENNTKNIINIGSAGGWTKASTGYTFKNTSKKSQKLIAFLENETDFTKFHKKNRFWLYDLLLLDILYKKNEKGSTIFSAMFRNAMPQLIFKFLDEETTISEDLKVIWACPKSLFIKALGKRLF; encoded by the coding sequence ATGAAACACTTTCACTATATTTTTGCAGGTTCGGGGCTTTCCGCTTTAATGACGGTTTACAGAATGGTCGTTTCAGGAAAGTTTACCGATAAAAGCATATTACTCATAGACCCTGATACCAAAGAAAGTAATGACCGTACCTGGTGTTTTTGGGAAACTGAATCAGGCGAATGGGATAATATAGTAAGTAAGCATTGGGATAGTGCCTTTTTTATTAACACTGCCTTTACTAAAAAAATGATACTTGCCCCTTACCATTATAAAATGATTAAGGGAGCAGATTTTTATAGTCATATAAAAAGTGTAATCAGTAAACAAGCTAACATTACTTTTATACAACAAAGAGTAACTGATTTTACCGATACTCCGCAACACGTTTTAGTAAAAACAGAAACGGAAAGTTATACTTGTAACAAACTGTTTAATAGTATATATAACCCTACATTGCCAGCAGAAAGCAGGTATCCTTTACTGCAACAACATTTTATAGGATGGTTTGTAAAAACCAAGAAACCTGTTTTTAATGCTGATACGGCTACATTTATGGACTTTAGCGTTCCACAAAAAGGCAATACTCGGTTTATGTATGTAATGCCCGTTTCTGAGACAGAGGCATTGGTAGAATATACGCTCTTCTCTCATGACTTGCTACAAACACAAGAATATGAAAGTGCGATACATCAATATCTTGAAAACCTCGATAGTAACGATTATGAAGTTATTGAAAAAGAAAGAGGCAGCATACCTATGACGTGTTACCCCTTTTGGGAAAATAATACTAAGAACATTATTAATATTGGCTCAGCAGGCGGATGGACAAAAGCCAGTACGGGTTATACCTTTAAAAATACAAGTAAAAAATCGCAGAAGCTTATTGCTTTTCTTGAAAATGAAACTGACTTTACCAAATTTCATAAGAAAAATCGTTTTTGGCTGTACGACCTATTATTGCTAGATATTCTGTATAAAAAAAACGAAAAAGGCAGCACTATCTTCTCGGCTATGTTTCGTAATGCCATGCCACAACTCATCTTTAAATTCTTAGATGAAGAAACCACAATATCAGAAGATTTAAAGGTAATATGGGCATGCCCCAAAAGCCTTTTTATAAAAGCATTAGGCAAAAGATTGTTTTAA